The Venturia canescens isolate UGA chromosome 7, ASM1945775v1, whole genome shotgun sequence genome segment ATCGCTGATGGACTCACGAAAGTGGGGAATCTTTAAGGCAGGTCATTCAAACGATAACCAACAAcggggaaattttttttcatcggggGAGGGAAATATATCGACGAGACAAAAGCAGAGcctatttttcacttttcctcTTGTTCTGCAAATAGGCTTATTACACAGTATTTACAAAGTGGTTCCTCCCATTTTTATCTCGCCGTTGCGATTTTATtcctgcaacaaaaatattgaaaattaatatttacaagttctcacttttctcgtaatgaaaaaacgaatctaAATTACTCCAAGTATTTTCAGAATAAATTATCTGAAGCATATTGTTTGTTAAAAAATCCTTCCGCACCAGAATTACGTATTTGTTGATAAAGATGATTGTTAGACGAGGATAGAGGTGTTATTGACACTACGTGGAGTGTTAAGAGAGAAAGTTCGGAATATTTGCATAATATCGTTATTTATTGCTGTTGTTTAGctatgaaaatttcttttcctgCGAGATTTGAACGAAACTCGAGTAATCGAAGGGtgcttgagattttttttcttcctcttcctttttgtttttcatttttcaagataCCTAGAGATCCTTTCACAGAGCACCAAAGGGATCAAGCTGTACGGCGTTATTGGTCGTTTGGCCACCGATGGATTGAGGTTGCTGTTGAGGTTGCATAGGGCCACCGGGACCCATCATTGGGTTCGCACCGGTCATCATCATTGGGGCCGCTCCGGTAGTCCCGGCGTTCTCACCAGGCATAACACCCATCATTGGCCTCATACCCTGCATACCCTGCATGCCCATCGGCATATTTTGCATACCCTACGAACACCAGATCGCAACACGATTTCCGTCACAATAATGCGCAAGAACAATGCATTCTCCTTTTCTTTTATCAACGACCATCGAATTTTTGCAATCCTCGAGCTTTATATATATCTCTAAATTGAAGTTTTATTAAGAAAAACCCCTGGAAAATGTAACCCCAATTGAACCCAATTGAAACACCCAATTTTCCACTGACATTGATTTCCACAGACAACGATTCCTCTCAGTTTTACTTCAGGATTCATAACGAACCATTCGATTTTTGTCTTTATGAAGTTTGTCGTGGCAAAAtgcatgataaaaattttcttattattgaacttaaattaaattttgtttttctttctatttgaATCTTGTTTCCAAGGTTTTTCCaagtcgcgcgcgcgcgcgcgcaacaTTTGTACAGGCAATGCACAATTATAAATTgatacgatgaaaaaaaggttttgaaCAGTGAATAACTACTGGGACAAGATAGTTGCGTGTGCCTCATGGTCGTCGCCGATTTCCCGATCCAGGCAATAAACAGAGAGCCTTTTACCGCGCAGGTGTGCGTATGCGTATTTAAAGAGCTTCTAAAAATCGGGTGATTTATTCTTTCTTTCCGATTGACATCGAGAGACTCACCAACGGTGCGGTTTGAGAGAAGCCCAAAGTGGTGGTTGGAGGGAGTTGCGTCATTCCTTGGCCCTGTAACAGCCGGCAAAACATGCCATATGCCATGCATGCATCactcaaaaaaactaatttatGCCAATTGGTCATAGCTCTAAACGTGAATGCTAATATTCGGCggctttttccatctttttttcttttctcctcttctTTACTTTTACTCTTTATGTAAATACTTGTTGCGTTGATCTGCTAAATAACTCGAGAACTACGTGCGCCTAGTTAAATTTggcaaaaaagtaaaatatgtAAATCAAAATTTGCGGGTGTGCCCGAACGAAGTGCCGACGAAATCTTTCTCTCGTGATTATTTACAGGCTTTATTAATCAACGGGAACTAATTGGAATGGGATAACAGAGGTGACGATAAAAGCGAAGAGAATATGAGTGGcttccattattatttttttacgtaaGAACTGTTGTTCAACGATAAAAAGGAATGTGtcgaaaatattaatgaaaatatacaAGCGCAGAACAGGAATTTGGTATTAAGGGGTCTAGAAAAGTATTCTAATTTGCAGTTACGTACTTACGAATATTCGTGCCGAAAGACTTACTTTTTCGTGGTATAGaagattttattaattttacgaTAAGGGGGAACAGAAGATTTTAAcgcttttcttccttttctagGATTTTTCAAAGACCTTACCATTGGACGATATCCCGCTCCGGTCGTAGCTGCCATTGGCTGAGGCGTCCATCCAGCTGGGCCACCCGTCTTTGCTGTATTCTTCGGCGAGTTCCACTGCATAGTCCTGaaattgtcatatttttttgttaattataAACTTTTGTCGTATCGCCAAGTTTGGCAAAATCGTACTAATTGCTCTCAGAACATtacacgaaagaaaaaaaaaacaaatcaaagattcgaaaacatttttaaaaatggagTAACTCACTTGACTTGGGGTTGGGCGCTTTTGTTGATGGTGAGATTTTGAGCGAGGCTTGCCAGGCTGCTGTCCAAATCGCCAGTCAGTACTTTGCTTCCGGCGGTGGTTGTTGTCGCCGGTTGACCCGCTGCTGAAACGTTATTAGCTCCAGACACAGTGGTGGTTGTGGGTTTCAGCACTAAGCCCATATCGTCAAAACCTAAGCAACACCTACATTAGCCAAAAGCGATAGCCCGTTTCCCGAGTTTTCAGTACCGGCCCATTAATGCGGCCCCGAGGGGCCCAAAGCCGAGATATCCTGGCCCCGATTTATTTATCCACTGACGTATTACGAATGACGTAAGAGATAGAGTGAGGGAGGTGAATACCAGATTAGAGTGATTACAATGAGTTGAGTTGGTgcaaaattttatgatttttttagagCTTCACGAATCTACggttcaaacaaaaaaaaaatatttcaacgtgTAGTATTTAAGCGATTGAGAGTCTCCTTTCGAAACTTTCACGAGATCCTCGAAATTGACAATCGTCGTTTCAGCCTGTTTATTTGAGCGCGCGATTAGCTGCTTCAGCTTCATTCACAAGGAGATATTATTTCACCATAAATACGAGTTAAACAGTGTCTAAACAGTTTATGAATACGTGTACACACGACTAAAAACCAACCAGGACGAATACACGAAATACGTTACAAATACGTTCAAAATTACCAACGATGGTACGTTTGCGCAGTTagttaaataataattaaaagaatagactggaaaaatcgagagaatCGATTTGTCATGTActcgataatatttttaatgaaaatataaaaataaaaacaattggaTGTTAATGAATAAGGTCGATTTATCAAGTTGCGTTTAATTTTGACGATacagcgataaaaaaaagtctcatGCGTTTTGTGTATGTCAATTCTATTGgagtatttttatcaaactgGGCGgataatttcaaattaattgataataatgataaGTTTATCGTAATCGATTAAGCAGTTTTGAGCAGTTAAATTTTTCCCTCAGTTTGTCCCTTCGGCACTATCGCAGCTGTACCGAAAGTTGTTTCGTTCATTCGCAAACGAGTGAATTGTTTTGTTAGataagaaaattgattttctcaGCGAGGAAACTTTTCGAGTACATTTGCAATAATTGTGCGGCCCTCGTGATTCGAGTGTCGGAGTAAAAAAGCCTGCAATAATTCGTCATGCAATTGTTTGAAAGACGCGTACGACCGTGAACGCGAAACGGACAAACGAACAGAcataaagaaaagaaaaaacgtagaaaagaaaaaaaactgaaaagaaGCTGCTGATAAATGGCGCGAGCGTTGCTCACCAGATTGAAGGTGCTGATGAAAGAAGGTGTacacaaaatatttcaaacgaaaaaatttcaaacgatcTACTCTCCAACGGtaaaagaaaacaatgaaattaattcgataaacgaaaatgaaaagagagcacattttcttcattttgcgAACACCTCCTTCACAAATTGTCTTACGAGATAATGCTCAACTAGCGAATACTCATTAACAACGAAGGGGGGTCGGGGTCATTTTTGGCAGCCCGATGTCGTACGTACGGTTGGCTCAATTGAGAGTGAATCATTGAGAATGTGAACATTGTTTTTTTACGCGGAAGATCATCAAGGAGGAAGGAAAGAAGTGGAAAGAACTTTACGAAGGACCAATATATGCATACACAGAAAATCCAGGTTCAATTGTCCCCAATAAAAACTAGATATTCTACCTGAATGTCAACGCGAAAAGAGACACTTTCGTGCGGAATGAGTTCTCAATACAAGTTGCCAAAAtagacaaagaaaaaaatcttccatTACCACCATTTCTACAGTCTCGATTCGCTTCACCGGGCTCAACCCCCAGCCTTAGCAGACCTCTACAAAAAACAAATGGTGTTCAGGAGAAAAGCCTGGCACCATGAAACATGACTTTGCGCAATGACGATTTCATCGTCACTCGATTTCGTCCTCGATGGTTAAGTAACCTGGGAATTcgtgtacgtatatatacccatatataaatgtatatatggatggaataaaaaaggtCGGTGCACATAGGGAGTGACGCAGAAGAGAAGACGTTGCATGCAAACAAGCGGTCAATTTAGCTGGTTCCCATCACCTGACATTGGTTGTTTTGCCGGAGAGCCGTATCCCACGGGTAGCTGGGAAGTTTGGTTAGGGATTTGGGGATATCCGGTATTGGTAACGGGTCCCATAACCGTTTGTCCAGAAGCAGGAGCCGTCATAGCCAAGCCACCGACATTAGCAACAGGAGCAATGTCGTTATCGGCGATCCATCCGCCAGGAATTTGTCGTTGCTGCGGTTGTTGATTGGGGATGGATTGCTGCTGTTGCGAGAGTTGAGTGGCTTGGGATGGAGCGCCGGGTGCCGGACGCGAAGGAGACCCACCCAGTGCCATACGAATGCTGTCATTGAGATCGTCGAAGGCGCTCTTATTGGGATTCGCAAAGTTTTGTCTACCAGCGGAGTTGGAAGGAGCTCCAATCGCGGGTGACATTGGCCTCGGCGTTGAATTGTCATTAACAGCACCGATTGTTCCGGGTGGGGGCGGTCTGGGCGGCGGCGTTGCATTGGACTTTGCAGTACCCAGTGAGGTCGCATGCGACATTGAACCCGCTGATGATGATTGCTGCCCGTTATTATTCTGGACGACGTTATTACCAGCGTTAACAAAGTCAGCACCAACGGCCTCAACGATATCCGAAGTCTTCGCCATTGCAGAGTCGCCCCCAAACATATCCGCCTGTCCGACCCCACTGAAGGGATCTCCCCCGGCGTTACGGGACTCGTTACCGAACATACCGATCGTCGCGTTGTTACCGGAAGGTTGAGGATTGCTCGTGTTGGGAGGTGGAAAATCGTTCATGAAGGGATTGGGCACGGATCCAACCGATCCTGGGCCGGCAGCTTGCGCAGAAATCGTCACCAAGGTCAAAATCGCTCTCTTTGTAATTGATCTCGCTTtttttactctctctctcttatttttgtcgttttttcataattgATTTATCGATTTTACACACGTTATACACGATACTCGGACGAGtttgaattgatttttaaaaaggCTCGCgagcaaaatgaaaaagggcAACGCGCCTCTCGCACGCAGGGCCTACATTCTCGAAGGCTCTAAATGCACGTGAGTTTGCCGAGCTTCTTTTTCTATATTCTCAAATCCTTTTTTCACTCATTCCCGTTCCTTGATTCTACTGTATGTTTCAAGTGTACGTTAATaatgtgtgcgtgtgtttgtgtgtcTGTGCACGGATAAATAATCGTAACCATTAGTAACGAGGAATATTGtgagataaataaataaactcaTTGGCGTGGTGAGAAGATTTAAAAAGATATTAAACaaggaatatatatatatataaagaaaataaatgatataATATCGTGCTGAATCTTAAAGCGTCGTTCGACAAACCCTTTTTTctagtttcgttttttttctctctctctttaagAGACCATTTCCAACTTACCCGTCCCTTGTTCTTGACCTCCGAACACCGATGAGAAATTGTTATCTGTAACAAAGTTATTACTTGCCGCTGGCCCAACCGCGAAACCTACGAAACACAAAAGAATACCAAAAGGAGaaactaaataaaaatgtgcttcgaagaaaaaaatatagtgaAAGATAAACGTGGGATAAACTGGGTAAGCTACTTCAAcgagtttatgaaaaatacgaaaaatgaaaattctacgATGAAAATTGTGCCGTAAAACTTGACGAAAAAGTATGAGCAATCAAAAAAtctcataaacatgaaacgataaaactaaaaacaaaaatgttccATTTACCATTACCGTTGGTCATCCACATATTGTTTTGTGGCTGCGGTTGTTGAGGAGCTGCCGGTTGTGGCGCTCCGAACATGTCGGCAAACGGATTTCCTGCAAGCTGGAGAAGGTCATCCGACGCTTTCTGAGACTGAAACGTATTACGGGACATTGGGTACGGGGCACGGGGACCACCCATCTCGACGAGAACGATGCGTCGCCGAAACGTTCGCTCTTTAATGGCAAAgcgagaaaaatacgaaggacTGCATTCGTACCTGAGAATCTGTGGTCGGCGCTGAACCGAAGAGATCGACGATCGGCTGATTTCCGCTTCCGGTTGGTGAACTCAGGAACGGATTCGTGCTCGGTCCACCCGATGGTGATTGTACCTTGGCCTGGTGCACAAACAATCAAACGTCAGTacaaaatcacatttttcacaaaaaaaagaaacaaatcaAACAAGACAGTTTAAGACAGAAAGAGAAACGTTTCGTTCAACCCTTTGAGACGTGCAATTGCCTCCAACAAATCTGAACAATTCTTACTCCAAACCTATGTTTTCATGGCTGTCCAATTGATCAATGAAATTATATGGATTGCCATAgccgaaaaaattgtttccaataataaaattgcTCTGCATTGAGCATAAGGAAGATTCATTAGTGTCAATGACCGGAAATGCTTAAAAACATAAAGTTTACAAGTCCGCAAAAGATTTTCACATGAACAGTGATTATTTAAACGTTGAAAATGTTGAAGATGAACCTTGTACTGATTCATAGCAGCCTCCTCCTCGGCGAGAGCCTGTTGTCTGAGAGCCTCGTCGATGTGTCCATTACCGGTGTGATCGAGTCGGGCGTTGCTGGCGGCGGTTCCAAAGGCCGTACTGGTGGAAGACAGGGCGGACACTCCCGACTTTACATTCGTTCTATTGCTGCTTGGGCAATGATACGGGGCAAGGAGTTTGTTTgggttgtattttttgttgtcGGTGCGGATGGAGGAGCGCGACCGAGTAGAATTTGTCGAGGACGAGGAATCGAGTAAAGGGAAGCCGATtcgatttttggttttttttaccAGTGTCGTAGTAGCGGTGataagaaaagagagagagagagaagatagagagagagagagagagagagatattaATTGATATTGAGAAATGGGAGGAGCGACAAGGACCGttgataattgaaaataaaggaaaagacaaacagaaaacaaacaaaaaaattgtgtagTACGTATAGATGCAACAATGCTCAAATAATTCGTATGTACAGGATGCTCACGCGTCACCGAATGTgtattttacgtttttttgtgTATACATTTATTACGATAATGACAATAGCAATAACGATAGTTGTCAAAATATTACTAATATTTGCACATTTTTAATGTGcgattgaaattcttaatgaaTATGATTATGTtcaatactaaaaaaaaatgaaaaaaaacgttatacaGCATAGACTCATTGATCAGGACCATTTGAGCGTAATCGTTTGTTaacattattactattattattatcacaaTGCATGTAATGTTTATCAAGTGTTCGATATTGAACGTGCAAATATTTCCACGTGTTCTAAAATATTGCAAAAAGCTAATATTACCAAAATCGTATTCTCTTACGAGTTACGAGAGAAGTTatagtgtgtgtgtgtttttttgctCTTCTCTCCCTTTCGCGAATAACTAAACTATGATACTTTACAGCATTTTGCAACATGTGCATTTAAACACACGCACAcgacacacacatacacgttGAGGTTCAAAACTGCGATAGATTATCTtgtttttcgtgatttttcttcgttctctcatttttatacttttttcataCAAAACAAACTCTTATACACGTTACAATATTTACGATGATGATTACTCGCGTCAAATTGACACGGACGAAAAACATGATTCCTAAGCTTGCAGACAGTGAACGTAAATGATAATCAACCAGTCAAATTTACATTTATATTCTCGATAGCACAATATATTGCTACTCGATTGTTTGTtcttttttatggaaaaaaaaaaaaaaaaacaaaattgaagtattCACATATACCAATTCACAGTATACCAAAATAACTATAACACGCCACTTTTCGGTTCGAGACGAGAGGCAAACTTACGCCAACAATCATATTTGCTACTACTACTACTTGTTGTGTTCATGTGAGtgtaatagaattttttaacgatcTCTTCTCgtttagaaaaataaataataataacgaaagtaAAAGTATTATGTTATTATTTCCGatgagaaacgaaaataaaaatgacaacTAAAAATAGTAATAACAGTAATAATGCTACGATAGCCTCATAAATAATGCAAAACGTTTTAAATACGTGTGTATTCCACTAACAATGAGACAAGATGCCAATTGATAAAAtcataagaataaaaataataataataattgaatgaatacataaatgaatggaaagtaaaaaacaggaaaatataACTCTCGATATACGATACCGAGGCGATGTGATGATTCAAAAGGTGTAGAATCGGCGaatttggatttttgaaataaatggcCAGATTGTAAAATCAATTAACGCAACAACGATAATAAATGATAATAAGATTTATACGaacaaaaacaattatttttcaatgtcctcGCTTTCTTTCCTTGATTTCTCTCAACTCGCAAAAAATTAGATTATAATTTTTCAGTATTCtttagaaacttttttttcttctttcatttactttttaataATGGAAATTGACGAAAAGTCATGTTATTGCAGAGACACTTGACGCTATTAATCCTGAGTACGTACCTGGCTGATTGAGTCGGGGTGTTGGCCGCCGAACCTTTCTTTCCTTCGAGGGATGCCAAGTGCTGTTCCAATGCGTCCAACAAACTGCTCGGAGCCTTTAATAAATTGTTCCATTACATAAACGTTTTCCTTCTTTGTGGAATTGTCGTTTCTATTTTTACAGTGAGCATAAGAAAAAAGCAAGCTATTTTATGAAACGAACCTTGGTGAGGTCAGGAATATCGCCTTTGTCGATATCCACACTCTGTAAATAAAATCGTCACGACGTGGTTATCGAATGAAGGAGGAATCGAGATAtgtgatttttcatcgatgtATTACGCAGACACATATTTTCGTGTCGGTCGTAGAAATAACTGACCTCAGCAACTTTGAGGAATTCTCCGACCCGATCCATTCGTATTAGAAACTTTTTGTACAGATCCAAAGCGTCTCTGCATTGCTTTTTATTCATGTCGAAGTACTTTTCTGTTTGTAAATCAAAATGAAACACAAAGAGTATTAGGAATGATGATTTTGTAGGAATAATACAATGATGCGTTCATGTCTGACTCAACTCCTCatggaaaattattaaaattaaccccaaattttccaatattttcagCAAATGAGCTACaatcatttgaatatttgagtacaAAATCTCTAACCATCCTCTTAACGCGACTtgaaatttacgaaaattctttgtttttcaaacttcCTTGACCTCGTGAGCACAGACATTTAAAAAAGTGATACGAACCTAATAGATTAATGATACCATCGTTGTAGCAAGCAAAGAGCCTTATAAGATCTCGGAAGAGAAGCATGAAAGCCATACTGATAACGCCATTGGTGAGATCATTGGCCGTGCAATCGAATTCAAGGAGTGAGTCCAACTGTGCCTGGAGCACCGGCAAGGTCTTCAgaagtttttcaacgttcATTGTGCGCAGCGTGCCATCTTCCTTCCTGAGTAAAATTTACGACGATCAAGTTCTTAGTTAATCGAAACAGTAGCGATGGAAATGAGAGAATAAAAACAGGAGCAATTCGTTAGTCCATGGCTCGAGACGCTTACAAATTCATCCGAACAAATTGGAGAATTCTTGCGGATTTTATCGAACCATTACGAATTATTGGATTACGTACCCTCGTTTGACTTTGCAGAAATCGAAGGCCACACTTCTGTACGACATTGCTTTCTCGTTAAGATATTTGGCGTATCGCCTGATGAACGGCGACATATCGTACCCtagaaaaacgaaaacggACAAAATATTAATAAGATTCAACGGCActcgataaattttaatttttgaatGCCTCGACAGAGCCCCAAGttgctaaaaaaaaactcatatttatAAAGTGATatagcataaaaaatttttttcatcctccaccgttatttttctttcgacctttcttttttccttctctttatGCGTTATTTGGCTGTTAAATATTACTGTAAGCATTGTTTACTTACCCACCCGAGCTCCGGCTGTTTCCAAAAGCGTTTACGGATATGCGTATGcgaggaggaaagagaaaatgcAAATATCGTGTTAGTTTATCAGACAGTTCGAGCGATaattacaaacaaaaaaaattaagataattttttggtatattcAGGAACGACGAGTCAGCAAAGGTTTtcgaacaaattttcttttctagcTTCCATTGCTGTTAGtttcaaacattttgttaGTCCTCAATCATTGCTCAATTTATGTACAATTAGATCTCACATGCGGCAcagcgaaaaaaatggtggaacGTTACAATAATCGAAAGTGTGAGCATTCTATCGTATTTGATTTTGCAGTCAACGAAATGTGCGCTACGATCCGCAGTTTTTCTGATCACAAGCGTTCATTTGAATTCGAATGGAAtttcgttgttgttgttgttgttgtttttttttcttttttttttcaactgtgcATTTGCTCTTcttgttatatttttattctgaagcTCTCGAGGGAAATTTTCGAGTGGTTTTTTCCTCTTAAATAATTCACCTTGCACACCACTTTTGTCCAGGAAATTACTGAGCTGGAACGTGCTGTTGCTCGACGCAAGGTACTGAGTAAACCTCTGTGAAAATAAACGTTTgagagttaatgaaaattgaaaaaccaaCAAATAGAGGCTGATGTAAGATCTTGTTCTTGTTATCCTTTTACCTCGTTTCCATAGCAGAGCATGTGATGTACGGTTATTAGAGCCTTAAAGACGACTGTCCAATTTGTGTTTTGGGATCTCTCGATCAGGAGATTTGCCAGTTGTGGTATCGAAACGTTGGGCTCGTTCGTGCAATGTATTAAATCTGcaatcataataaaaaatcattattccaATGACCATAAAGTTGAACGAACGTTCAAGTCTTTTCAATGAAAGTCGTCACAGTCGATAATGTATTCGAATTATATGCTAATCTCATCATCAAATTAATACG includes the following:
- the lap gene encoding phosphatidylinositol-binding clathrin assembly protein isoform X10, which produces MAGQTINDRLLAARHSIAGQGLAKSVCKATTEEMIGPKKKHLDYLIHCTNEPNVSIPQLANLLIERSQNTNWTVVFKALITVHHMLCYGNERFTQYLASSNSTFQLSNFLDKSGVQAGARVGYDMSPFIRRYAKYLNEKAMSYRSVAFDFCKVKRGKEDGTLRTMNVEKLLKTLPVLQAQLDSLLEFDCTANDLTNGVISMAFMLLFRDLIRLFACYNDGIINLLEKYFDMNKKQCRDALDLYKKFLIRMDRVGEFLKVAESVDIDKGDIPDLTKAPSSLLDALEQHLASLEGKKGSAANTPTQSASNRTNVKSGVSALSSTSTAFGTAASNARLDHTGNGHIDEALRQQALAEEEAAMNQYKAKVQSPSGGPSTNPFLSSPTGSGNQPIVDLFGSAPTTDSQLAGNPFADMFGAPQPAAPQQPQPQNNMWMTNGNDNNFSSVFGGQEQGTAAGPGSVGSVPNPFMNDFPPPNTSNPQPSGNNATIGMFGNESRNAGGDPFSGVGQADMFGGDSAMAKTSDIVEAVGADFVNAGNNVVQNNNGQQSSSAGSMSHATSLGTAKSNATPPPRPPPPGTIGAVNDNSTPRPMSPAIGAPSNSAGRQNFANPNKSAFDDLNDSIRMALGGSPSRPAPGAPSQATQLSQQQQSIPNQQPQQRQIPGGWIADNDIAPVANVGGLAMTAPASGQTVMGPVTNTGYPQIPNQTSQLPVGYGSPAKQPMSAAGQPATTTTAGSKVLTGDLDSSLASLAQNLTINKSAQPQVKTMQWNSPKNTAKTGGPAGWTPQPMAATTGAGYRPMGQGMTQLPPTTTLGFSQTAPLGMQNMPMGMQGMQGMRPMMGVMPGENAGTTGAAPMMMTGANPMMGPGGPMQPQQQPQSIGGQTTNNAVQLDPFGAL
- the lap gene encoding phosphatidylinositol-binding clathrin assembly protein unc-11 isoform X5, whose product is MAGQTINDRLLAARHSIAGQGLAKSVCKATTEEMIGPKKKHLDYLIHCTNEPNVSIPQLANLLIERSQNTNWTVVFKALITVHHMLCYGNERFTQYLASSNSTFQLSNFLDKSGVQAGARVGYDMSPFIRRYAKYLNEKAMSYRSVAFDFCKVKRGKEDGTLRTMNVEKLLKTLPVLQAQLDSLLEFDCTANDLTNGVISMAFMLLFRDLIRLFACYNDGIINLLEKYFDMNKKQCRDALDLYKKFLIRMDRVGEFLKVAESVDIDKGDIPDLTKAPSSLLDALEQHLASLEGKKGSAANTPTQSASNRTNVKSGVSALSSTSTAFGTAASNARLDHTGNGHIDEALRQQALAEEEAAMNQYKAKVQSPSGGPSTNPFLSSPTGSGNQPIVDLFGSAPTTDSQLAGNPFADMFGAPQPAAPQQPQPQNNMWMTNGNGFAVGPAASNNFVTDNNFSSVFGGQEQGTAAGPGSVGSVPNPFMNDFPPPNTSNPQPSGNNATIGMFGNESRNAGGDPFSGVGQADMFGGDSAMAKTSDIVEAVGADFVNAGNNVVQNNNGQQSSSAGSMSHATSLGTAKSNATPPPRPPPPGTIGAVNDNSTPRPMSPAIGAPSNSAGRQNFANPNKSAFDDLNDSIRMALGGSPSRPAPGAPSQATQLSQQQQSIPNQQPQQRQIPGGWIADNDIAPVANVGGLAMTAPASGQTVMGPVTNTGYPQIPNQTSQLPVGYGSPAKQPMSAAGQPATTTTAGSKVLTGDLDSSLASLAQNLTINKSAQPQVKTMQWNSPKNTAKTGGPAGWTPQPMAATTGAGYRPMGQGMTQLPPTTTLGFSQTAPLGMQNMPMGMQGMQGMRPMMGVMPGENAGTTGAAPMMMTGANPMMGPGGPMQPQQQPQSIGGQTTNNAVQLDPFGAL
- the lap gene encoding phosphatidylinositol-binding clathrin assembly protein unc-11 isoform X9 yields the protein MAGQTINDRLLAARHSIAGQGLAKSVCKATTEEMIGPKKKHLDYLIHCTNEPNVSIPQLANLLIERSQNTNWTVVFKALITVHHMLCYGNERFTQYLASSNSTFQLSNFLDKSGVQAGARVGYDMSPFIRRYAKYLNEKAMSYRSVAFDFCKVKRGKEDGTLRTMNVEKLLKTLPVLQAQLDSLLEFDCTANDLTNGVISMAFMLLFRDLIRLFACYNDGIINLLEKYFDMNKKQCRDALDLYKKFLIRMDRVGEFLKVAESVDIDKGDIPDLTKAPSSLLDALEQHLASLEGKKGSAANTPTQSASNRTNVKSGVSALSSTSTAFGTAASNARLDHTGNGHIDEALRQQALAEEEAAMNQYKAKVQSPSGGPSTNPFLSSPTGSGNQPIVDLFGSAPTTDSQSQKASDDLLQLAGNPFADMFGAPQPAAPQQPQPQNNMWMTNGNGFAVGPAASNNFVTDNNFSSVFGGQEQGTAAGPGSVGSVPNPFMNDFPPPNTSNPQPSGNNATIGMFGNESRNAGGDPFSGVGQADMFGGDSAMAKTSDIVEAVGADFVNAGNNVVQNNNGQQSSSAGSMSHATSLGTAKSNATPPPRPPPPGTIGAVNDNSTPRPMSPAIGAPSNSAGRQNFANPNKSAFDDLNDSIRMALGGSPSRPAPGAPSQATQLSQQQQSIPNQQPQQRQIPGGWIADNDIAPVANVGGLAMTAPASGQTVMGPVTNTGYPQIPNQTSQLPVGYGSPAKQPMSAAGQPATTTTAGSKVLTGDLDSSLASLAQNLTINKSAQPQVKTMQWNSPKNTAKTGGPAGWTPQPMAATTGAGYRPMGMQNMPMGMQGMQGMRPMMGVMPGENAGTTGAAPMMMTGANPMMGPGGPMQPQQQPQSIGGQTTNNAVQLDPFGAL
- the lap gene encoding phosphatidylinositol-binding clathrin assembly protein isoform X8; translation: MAGQTINDRLLAARHSIAGQGLAKSVCKATTEEMIGPKKKHLDYLIHCTNEPNVSIPQLANLLIERSQNTNWTVVFKALITVHHMLCYGNERFTQYLASSNSTFQLSNFLDKSGVQAGARVGYDMSPFIRRYAKYLNEKAMSYRSVAFDFCKVKRGKEDGTLRTMNVEKLLKTLPVLQAQLDSLLEFDCTANDLTNGVISMAFMLLFRDLIRLFACYNDGIINLLEKYFDMNKKQCRDALDLYKKFLIRMDRVGEFLKVAESVDIDKGDIPDLTKAPSSLLDALEQHLASLEGKKGSAANTPTQSASNRTNVKSGVSALSSTSTAFGTAASNARLDHTGNGHIDEALRQQALAEEEAAMNQYKAKVQSPSGGPSTNPFLSSPTGSGNQPIVDLFGSAPTTDSQSQKASDDLLQLAGNPFADMFGAPQPAAPQQPQPQNNMWMTNDNNFSSVFGGQEQGTAAGPGSVGSVPNPFMNDFPPPNTSNPQPSGNNATIGMFGNESRNAGGDPFSGVGQADMFGGDSAMAKTSDIVEAVGADFVNAGNNVVQNNNGQQSSSAGSMSHATSLGTAKSNATPPPRPPPPGTIGAVNDNSTPRPMSPAIGAPSNSAGRQNFANPNKSAFDDLNDSIRMALGGSPSRPAPGAPSQATQLSQQQQSIPNQQPQQRQIPGGWIADNDIAPVANVGGLAMTAPASGQTVMGPVTNTGYPQIPNQTSQLPVGYGSPAKQPMSAAGQPATTTTAGSKVLTGDLDSSLASLAQNLTINKSAQPQVKTMQWNSPKNTAKTGGPAGWTPQPMAATTGAGYRPMGQGMTQLPPTTTLGFSQTAPLGMQNMPMGMQGMQGMRPMMGVMPGENAGTTGAAPMMMTGANPMMGPGGPMQPQQQPQSIGGQTTNNAVQLDPFGAL